The genome window AAGACGATGTGGTAGGCTAGCCGGCAGGTTTGTTGTCGATGGCAATTTCCATCCGGTCGGCGGCAAAGCGAGTCTTTGAATATTGAATTGGGTGGCCATCGATATCGATGTTGATGGCCGTGGCGACAAGAACGATCGCACCGGGCGACAAGCGCAGATGCCGCAGGTCTTCCGCGTCCGCATGGCGTGCTGCTATGATTGTCGATTTGCGCAGATAATCCTCTATTCCCGCAGCCTTAAGCGCGAATGTTATCGAACCGGATGAACGATAATCTTCCACGACATGAGGTACACGTGCCGCATCGAACCATGCCGTGGCGCAGGACACGGGATTGCCGTCGGCCGTGTGCATCGTATCGATCCTTATGACCTGTCCGGATCGCATGTTCAGCGCTTCGGCGACCTCGATTGTTGCATCCTCCACTCCGTGTGCGAGCAGAATACCCTTGGTTTCACGCACTTGCGTCGCCAGAATTTGCGAAAAGCGCGTGCGCTCGCCAATGCGGTACGTCAGCTTCTTGCTGTTGGCAACGAAGGTGCCGCGCCCCTGTTCGGCCCGCAGGACACCTTCCTTGGTCAGGGCTGCTATGGCGCTGCGAATGGTGTGGCGATTGACGTCAAAGCGTGTCGCCAATTCGACTTCCGGCGGCATGCGCGAGCCGCTCGCCAATTTCCCCGCTGTGATATCGCCGCGAATTTGATCGGCAATCTGGCGCCAGATCGCGACGCCACTGTTCCGGGTGATGAATCGTCCTGAAACCACGCTTTGTCATGCTCCTGTCATTGACGGGTTTTATAGCTAGGTCTATTGTCTAGTTGTATAGATGAATAGACAAATATAAGCGAGGTGTCAATGAGCAACGAACATTCTGGGGCCACCCCGACCGCTGGCGAACCTGATTTCGGACGCAAAACCGCAATGGCTTTGTTGGCGCAGGCAACCGCGCAGGAGATGAGTCATTTCTGGTTGCAGTGGACCGACAAACCGCAGGTTGAAACCCTGCGCGGTCCGGAAACGGGCTTGGTGATGGTGCGCGGGCGGATCGGCGGCGGCGGCGCCCCCTTCAATCTTGGCGAAGCGACGGTGACGCGTGCGACCGTACGGCTCGGCAATGGCGCAGTTGGCCATGCCTATGCGCTGGGACGGCAGGGCGAAAAGGTTCGGCTTGCGGCTGTCTTTGACGCGCTCTGGCAGGAACCGGTTCATCGCCAGGCAGTTGAGGACGCAGTGCTTGCTCCAATTGCACAGCGTTTGAATGGCGATCTTGAGGACAAAAGAGCGGAAACGGCTGCAACCAAGGTCGATTTCTTCACGATGGTGCGGGGTGATGATTGATGCGTGCAGCGACACAGGTTTTTGAAGGCGGCTTCAACGATACCGTTCTCAATTCACAGGCGGTTTTTCGGACACTCATGGACGCTATGGCCAACCCTGGCCGCGTCATCCCCGTGCGCGATCTTGTCAACGCGCCGGCGCCGCTGTCGCCGGTTGCGGCATCCATTGCTGCCACGCTGTTCGATCATGATGCGACGGTCTGGTGCGACAAGGCAATCGCCGGTTCAGAAGCTGCAATTGGTTGGCTGAAGTTTCACACCGGACTTGAATTGACAACGAATCCATCGGACGCGCAGTTTGCTCTGATCCGTGACATCCCGGCCATGCCGTCGTTCGATGCTTTTGCCAAGGGGACGTCCGAATATCCGGATCGCTCGACGACCCTTATCCTACAGATCGACGGTTTCGATGGTGCCGAGGAACTGACGCTCGGGGGACCTGGGATCAAGGATATCCAGACCTTTGCGCCCAGTCAGTTGCCGAAAATGTTCATCGATCAATGGACAGCCAATCGCGGTGCCTTTCCGCGGGGTATTGATCTGATCTTTGCCGGCAAGGGTGCGCTCGCTGCTTTGCCGCGCACGACGCGCATTTCGAAAAGGGAGGCTTGAGCCATGTACGTAGCAGTCAAGGGCGGTGAAGCCGCCATTCGCAATGCGCACAAACTGTTGGCTGACCGGCGCCGGGGTGATCGCTCCGTGCCTGCGATCGGGCTAGAGCAGATCGTTGAGCAGCTGGCACTGGCCGTCGACCGCGTCATGGCGGAAGGCTCGCTTTACGATACGGAACTAGCGGCGCTGGCGGTAAAGCAGGCGCGGGGAGACATGATCGAGGCGATCTTCCTGGTTCGTGCCTATCGCACGACGCTGCCGCGCTTTGGCTACACCAAGCCCGTTGAGACCTCGCAGATGGCGATCGAACGCCGCATCTCGGCCACGTTCAAGGACCTGCCGGGTGGACAATTGCTCGGACCAACATTCGACTACACCCATCGCCTGCTCGATCCAGAACTTGCAGGTGATAGTGCGGTAGAAGCTCCTGAGCGCCGTGTTGCGTCGCATGAGCATACACCGCGCGTCACCGACATTCTTGGTCATGACGGCATGATCGAATCTGATGGCGATATGCCAGAAGGGGCTGATACCGGCGATCTGACGCGTGAACCCTTGTCGTTTCCGCTGGAGCGCGACTTGCGATTACAGGCGCTGGCGCGGGGCGATGAAGGTTTTCTTCTCGGGCTCGCCTATTCGACACAGCGCGGCTACGCCCGCAGCCATCCGTTCGCCGGTGAAATCCGAATCGGCGAAGTCGAGATCGAACTTGAAGTTGCCGAGCTCGATTTTCCGCTGACGCTCGGTCGTATTCGGGTAACCGAATGCCAGATGGTCAACCAGTTCAAGGGTTCATCGAAGCAGCCGCCGCAGTTTACGCGCGGCTATGGCCTGGTTTTTGGCCAGAGCGAGCGCAAGTCCATGTCAATGGCGTTGTGCGATCGCGCTTTGCGCGCACGGGAATTGGGTGAAGACGTTACCGCTGCAGCGCAGGACGAGGAATTCGTCATTTCCCATAGCGACAATGTGCAGTCGACTGGCTTCGTCGAACATCTGAAACTGCCGCATTACGTGGATTTCCAGGCAGAACTCGACCTGGTTCGCCGCATGCGCTCCGAGCATGAGCGCCGCCACACCGAAAACAATGGTACTCAAGAGGCAGCAGAATGACCGAGCTTGCGACATACAATTTCGCCTACCTCGACGAACAGACGAAGCGGATGATCCGCCGTGCCATTCTCAAGGCCATTGCCATTCCGGGTTATCAAGTGCCTTTCGCCTCTCGCGAAATGCCGATGCCCTATGGATGGGGCACCGGCGGCGTGCAGGTGACTGCCGCGGTGATTGGCCCTGACGACACGCTGAAGGTTATCGATCAGGGGGCTGACGACACGACAAACGCCGTATCGATCCGCGCCTTCTTCCAGAAGACCGCCAATGTTCGCGTAACCACGAAAACAACCGAAGCGACGATCATTCAGACGCGCCATCGCATTCCCGAGGTGGCACTGCAAGCCGGGCAAACGCTTGTGTATCAGGTGCCAATTCCTGAGCCTTTGCGCTTTCTTGAATCGCGCGAAACGGAAACGCGAAAGATGCACGCGCTTGAAGAGTACGGGCTGATGCATGTGAAGCTCTATGAGGATATCGCGCGCCACGGTCACATCGCCACGACGTACGCTTATCCCGTGAAGGTCGAGGGCCGTTATGTAATGGACCCTTCGCCGACGCCCAAATTCGACAATCCGAAGATGCACAATTCACCGGCGCTGCAGCTGTTCGGGGCAGGGCGCGAAAAGCGGATCTATGCCATCCCGCCCTATACGGAGGTGGTCAGCCTCGACTTCGAGGACCATCCCTTCGAGATCCAGATATTTTCGCAGCCCTGTGCCCTGTGCGGTGCGAAGGGCAGCTATCTCGACGAGGTCATATTGGATGACAAAGGCGGCAGCATGTTTGTCTGTTCGGATACGGATTTTTGTGAAGACCGGCAGGCGAAGGGCCATCGCGGCCACCTTTCGGCAAATCCGGCGGAGGCAGCAGAATGAGCGAGACACCACTTCTGAAAGTCAATTCGCTTTCAAAATTCTACGGGAGCCGGATCGGCTGCCAGAACGTCACATTCGAGTTATGGCCGGGTGAGGTCCTTGCTGTCGTCGGCGAATCCGGTTCGGGCAAGACGACGCTGCTCAATTGCCTGGCGACGCGGCTTGCGCCTTCAGCCGGGTCGGTGGAGTACCGGATGCGCGATGGCCAATTCCGCGACCTCTACCGGATGAGCGAGGCAGAAAGGCGTTTCCTGATGCGCACCGACTGGGGGTTTGTCCATCAGAATCCTGCCGATGGATTGCGGATGACCGTCTCTGCCGGCGCCAATGTTGGCGAACGGTTGATGGCAGTCGGCGACCGGCACTATGGCAAGATCCGCGCAACCGCGACCGATTGGCTGGACCGGGTCGAGATTGCCGAGGACCGTATCGACGATCAGCCACGCGCTTTTTCCGGCGGCATGCGCCAGCGCCTGCAAATCGCCCGCAACCTTGTGACAAACCCACGCCTCGTCTTCATGGACGAGCCAACGGGTGGCCTCGATGTCTCGGTGCAGGCAAGGCTCCTCGATCTTCTGCGCGGCCTTGTCAGTGATCTCGGTCTCGCAGCAATCGTCGTTACGCATGATCTTGCCGTGGCACGTCTTCTCTCGCACCGCATGATGGTGATGAAGGATGGCCATATCGTCGAAACAGGTCTCACCGACCGCGTGCTGGACGACCCGCAGGCGCCTTACACACAGCTTCTCGTTTCTTCCATTTTGCAGGTCTAGAAGCAATTCCAGGAAAAGTGTGCAGCGGTTTTCTGTCCGGAATTGCGATAAAACAAAAAGGTAAAATCATGCCGACACCTCTCGTTGTTGCCGATGTCGCCAAGAGCTTCACCATGCATCTGCGCGACGGCATTCGTCTGCCTGTGGTGGCAAATGTCTCCTTCTCCATCAAGGCCGGTGAATGTGCCGTCCTTGGTGGTCCGTCCGGCGCTGGCAAAAGCTCGATCCTGAAAATGGTCTATGGCAATTATGCCGTGGATGGGGGCCAGATCATCGTGCCCTACCGCGACCGTTTGGTTGATGTTGCCGCTGCCGATCCACGCACGATGCTCGGCATTCGCCGCGACATGATCGGTTACGTCAGCCAGTTCTTGCGCACGGTGCCGCGCGTTTCGGCCTTGGACGTAGTGGCGGAACCGCTGATCGCTCGGGGTGTGGAGCGCACCGAGGCACGCGACAAGGCAGCGTCATTGCTTGCCGGGCTCAACCTGCCCGAGCGTTTGTGGTCACTGCCACCCGCCACATTTTCTGGCGGTGAGCAGCAGCGCGTCAATATTGCGCGCGGCTTCATCACCGATCATCCGATCCTGCTGCTCGACGAGCCGACAGCATCTCTCGACGCCAAAAACCGCAATGTGGTTGTCTCGATGATCCAGCAGAAGAAGGCTTCCGGCGTTGCCATGCTCGGGATCTTCCACGACGAGGATGTGCGTGAGGCTGTGGCAGATCGCATTATCGATGTCACGGCGTTTTCGGTACCAAACGAGGCTGCAGCATGACCCGGCTTTCAGAAACGCCGTTTATTCACGAGACCGCGTCTGTTCATGATTGCCAACTCGGTCGATACACGGAAATCTCCGAGCGCTGCCGCATCAGCGAAGCCACTCTTGGCGACTACTCCTACATCATGCAGGACGGTGCTGTCTGGTGCGCAACCATCGGCAAATTCGCGAACATTGCTGCAAGCGTTCGTATCAACGCGCCCAATCACCCGACATGGCGGCCGACACTGCATCACTTCACATACCGGTCCGGCGACTATTGGGAAGGTGCCGGTGTCGACGAGGCATTTTTCCAATGGCGCAGAACAAACTTCGTCACCATTGGCCACGACGTCTGGATCGGTCATGGCGCAACCATTTTGCCGGGTGTCACAGTGGGCAAAGGCGCCGTGATCGGGGCAGGGGCGGTCGTCTCCAGGGATGTTGCGCCTTACACCATTGTCGGTGGGGTTCCTGCCCGGAAAATCCGCGATCGCTTTGATGGAAAAACAGCTGAACGCCTGCAGATCCTCGCATGGTGGGACTGGGATCACGCAAAGTTGCGCAATACTCTCGATGACTTCCGCACGCTGGATATCGAGGCTTTTCTCGAGAAACACGACGTCTAAACCAAAGGTATTATACCCGCTGCGCGCGACACACAGTTGTCATTCAACTGAAACAAAAACGACATCGCACCTTCACATCCGTGTCCTAGGACAGAGCGACGCCAAAAGGGATTGACTGATGCTGAAGATTGAAAATGTGACGCGGCGTTTTGGCAAGTTTACGGCCATCGACGATGTCAATTTGGAAATCCCGCAAGGCCAGATGGTTGGTATTATCGGTCGTTCAGGCGCAGGCAAATCAACCTTGCTGCGCATGATCAACCGGCTGGTTGATCCTTCAGAAGGTTCGATCTTTTTCGAGGGAACCAATGTCGCGCAATTGAGAGGGGCGCAACTGCGCAATTGGCAACGCGATTGTGCGATGATTTTCCAGCAGTTCAATCTGGTGCCGCGCCTAGACGTTCTCACCAATGTGCTTCTTGGCCGCCTTAACCATCGTTCGACGATCAAGAGCCTCCTGGGAATGTTCTCCCGTGAAGAACGCGCCATGGCAATCGCTGCTCTCGAGCGGCTCGATATCGCCAAGACGGCGCTGCAACGGGCCGGGACACTGTCCGGGGGGCAGCAGCAGCGTGTCGCCATCGCCCGTGCCCTCATGCAAAACCCCAAAATCATTCTCGCCGATGAACCCATAGCCTCGCTCGATCCGCGCAATGCGCAGGTTGTGATGGAGTCGCTGCGTGACATCAATGAGAAGGAAGGTCTGACAGTTATCACCAATCTGCACACGCTCGATACTGCGCGGCACTTCTGCCAGCGCATCATCGGTATGCAGGGCGGCAAGGTTGTCTTCGACGGAACCCCGGATGACCTAACAGAACTAGCTGCCCGCCGCATCTACGGCGCTGACGGCATGAAGGACGCGTTTTCAGAAGCCATTACATCGACAAGCATCGGTCGTGCCGTACCAAAGCCAATTCCTGAGCTGGAGGCCATTCTGGCCGCGCGTTAGCGCAAAGAGATCGTCTCGCCCACGTACGGGCTCATATGAAAACAGATCGCAAACCCATTTTGGACGTTTGACAGGAGAGAACCATGTTGCTCAAGAAAGCCCTACTCAGTGCAATCGCAATCGGCGCAATGCTCGCTGGTTCGATGGCCCGCGCTGAAAATCTCGAAACATTCCGCGTCGGCATCATCGGCGGCGAAAATGAAGCTGATCGCCTGCGCAATTATCAGTGCATTGTCGATCAACTGCCGAAGGTCCTGGGCGTTAAGGAAGTAAAGCTCTTCCCGGCCACCGACTATGATGGCGTCATCCAGGGTCTGCTCGGCGGCACGCTCGATTATGCAGAGCTTGGCGCTTCCGGTTTCGCTAAGATCTATCTTACCAATCCCAAGGCTGTTGAACCGATCCTGACGACTGTTCAGACCGATGGTGCGACCGGCTATTATTCCATCATGGTTGCCCGCAAGGACAGCGGCATCAAGACGCTCGCCGACATGAAGGGCAAGAAACTCGGTTTTGCTGATCCGGATTCCACGTCCGGCTATCTCATTCCAGTGACTTCGCTGCCGAAAGACATCAAGACTTCGGTCAAGGACTACTTCAGCGAAACGGGTTTCGGCGGCGGTCATGAGAACCTCGTTCTCGCTGTCAAGGACGGCAAGTTCGATGCCGGCACGACCTTCGGTTCGGGTGTGGGCAAGTTTGACGAAGGCTACACATCAGGCAATCTGCGCAAGATGGTCGACAAGGGTCTTATCGATATGAAGGACTTCGTCGAACTGTGGAAGTCGCCGCTCATTCCAAACGGCCCGATCGTTATCCGCACTTCGCTCGACAGCAACCTGAAGACTAAGTTCAAGGACTACATGATGAACTTGCCGAAGTCTGATCCCGCCTGCTTCGCAGCAACAATGGGCGGTGACTTCAAGGGCTATACGGAAGTGAACACCCAATTCTATCAGCCGATCATCGACGCACGCAAAGCTCAGATCGGCGGATAACGCCACAAAATCTGATCACGGCCGGTTCCTGCGGGATCTGGCCGTGATTTTTTGTGCTCTGGAGGGATAAGTTTATGAGCCGAGCCATTTCCGCCGAGCTTTCAGCCGAAGGCATCCAGATCGAACGGCACTGGCAGGAACTTGCCGCGCGCCGCCGCGCCTATTCCTGGCTTATTTCGATCTGCCTTCTGGTTACGGTCGCTGGCTCCCTCTGGTTCGCCAATGAATCCAATGCCGGCAAATTCTTCGACCGCCTGCCGCATTTTTTTGACTTTGCTGGCGATCTTATTCCGCGCGACGGCTGGGAAGTATGGCGGGCCATGTTCGATCTGCCATCGCCCTATTTCGACGGAAGCCTGAAATATGATTATCCAGAAGGCCGGGTCTATCTGTTTGGCGCCTTCTATTTTCCAGAATATTTCTACAAAATGCTGGAAACGCTCAATATTGCGATCCTTTCCACGCTCATTGGTTTCATTTTTGGCTTCCTTCTCTGCTTTCTCGCCGCCAAAAATCTGGTGAAAAGCAAGCTGATCCGCTTCGTCGCGCGTCGCTATATGGAAATCCTGCGCGCCTTTCCCGAGATAGTCATTGCCGGCTTCTTTGCGGCGATATTATCGCTGGGCCCAATCCCCGCCATGTTCGCCGTCGGCATTCACACGATAGGCGCCCTTGGAAAGCTGTTCTTCGAAGTGGTCGAGAATGCGGACATGAAGGCGGATGAGGGGTTGCGGGCCGTTGGAGCCAACTGGTTCGAACGGGTCGGCTTCGGCATTGTCCCGCAGGTCATGCCGAACTTCATGTCCTACGCGCTGCTCCGTCTGGAAATTAACGTCCGCGCCTCGACCATTATCGGTGCTGTCGGTGGCGGCGGAATTGGCGAGGAGTTGCGGCTGTCGATCGGCCGGGGCCATCAGGCTAAGACGCTCGCCATCGTGCTGTTATTGCTGGTGACGATCATCGCTGTCGATCAATTTTCCGCCTGGTTGCGCCGCCGTCTCGTCGGCAATCAGGCCTTCGCCTTTGGTGGAAAGCAATCATGAACGCACTTTCTTCCGCTGCCATCACCGATTTAGAAACCCGGCATCCAGCGGTTTTCAACCCGCCCGTCTGGAAGCGCTTCATGCCGCTTCTGATTGCGGCGGGTATTGTTCTCTATGTCGTTTATTGCTGGTGGTTCTTTTCCATCGGAACCGTCCTGGCCAGTGGCCAGTGGCAGCGTGCCGAACTCTATGCACGCGACTGGGTATCCTATGCGATCAAGACGACAGTACGTATGTCGCCGGCGGCGACGACAGTGACCTATCCCCGATTTTCCGAACTCGGCGATAATCCAAAACCGGATTGGGTTGTTCGGAATGGCAACGATGTCACGATATTGTTCGGTGCCGGCAAATCGCTCGATATCAACGACCAGCGCGTGATCGCGACACGCAATGGCGAAAGCCTTACGGTTCTGATTGCAGCCGACGGAGCCAAGCCTCAAGGGGCGCTGCCAAAATGGGCAACACTGAAGGAGGATCAGGTAACGGTCACTTTCGGTTTTGCCGGACAGGCGGACATTATTCCGGAGCGCGTTGTGGTGAGCCGGCGGTTTCTCGGCTGGGCGAATTTTGTTTTCGACACCGCTTCGCCTTTCTGGAACAAATCCTTTGGCGAGGTGGCGTCGATGATCATCGGCGGAGAGCGCATCAAGCCGGAAATGTCCAATGCCGCTCTCGCATTCGACAATATCTGGTACAATTCGTCCTGGCAGCACGGCGACGTCTGGACGAAACTGATGCAGACCATCGTCATGGCTTTCATGGGCACGCTGCTCGCGTCTCTGGTTTCGTTTCCGCTCGCCTTTATCGCTGCCCGCAACATCATGCCGAATTTCTTTGCCAACCAGATCACCAAGCGCTTCTTCGATTTTTTGCGATCGGTCGATATGCTGATCTGGGCGCTGTTCTTTACGCGGGCCTTTGGGCCGGGACCGCTCGCCGGCATCTCGGCGATATTCTTTACCGACACCGGTACGCTTGGAAAGGTCTATTCCGAGACACTGGAAAATATCGATGACAAGCAGCGAGAAGGGGTCAAATCGGTTGGTGCATCGCCTGTGAATGTGCAGCGATATGGCGTCGTGCCACAGGTTCTGCCGGTTTTCGCCAGCCAGGCGCTGTATTTCTGGGAGTCGAATACGCGGTCGGCGACAATCATCGGTGCGGTGGGGGCAGGTGGCATTGGTCTCAAGCTCTGGGAAGCCATGCGTACAAACACCAACTGGCATAATGTCGCCTATATGGTGGTGCTCATTCTGGCTGTGATCTTCATCTTCGATAACATATCCAATGCGTTGCGGTCGCGACTGACCGGAAAGCAGCATTGAGATATGGTTGTGTTCAAAGGCTTGTCATAATCGGAGCGTAACGCGAGAGTGTTCCGGAGGAATCAAAATGCGCTATGCCATCTATTTCACGCCGCCTTCAAGTGATCCGCTGCTCAAAGTAGCGGCGAACTGGCTCGGCCGGAATGCCTTTACTGGTCAACCGGTAAAGGCACCGCAGATCCGCGATCTTGCGCACGAAGATTTCGCGCAGTTGACGGGATCGCCGCGCCGCTATGGATTTCATGCGACGCTGAAAGCGCCATTTCACCTTGCTGATGGCATCGAGGAACGCGAACTCCTGTCGGCGCTGATGCATTTTGCCTCTTCGATTGACCCGGTTGAAATTCCGAAATTGCAGATTGCCTGCCTCGACGGTTTTTTTGCGCTCGTACCGGCAGAGCCGCTCAATCGTCTCAATCAACTGGCAAACGATGTGGTTGTTGCATTCGACCGCTTTCGCGCGCCGCCAAGCGAGCAGGAAATCAAACGTCGCAATCCCGATGGAATGAGTGCTGCACAGCGCCGAAATCTCGAACAGTGGGGCTACCCCTATGTTTTCGAGGATTTTCGCTTTCACATGACACTCACGGGTCCGGTGCCTGAACGGGATCGGCCGAAAATTGAACATATCCTGAGCGAATTCCTTGAGCCGGTTCTCGAAGAACCGGTCGAAATTAACAATCTCGCTCTGTTCACTGAAGCTGAGCCCAGGTTTCCTTTTGAAATACACTCGCTGCACCCGCTCGCAGGAACCAACCGAAGAAAGACTGCATAAATGTCCGCCGAACTGACCTTGAACAATGCGAAAATCGTTCTCGAAAATGAAGTGATCTCGGGATCGGTTATGATCCGTGACGGCAAAATTGCTGA of Phyllobacterium zundukense contains these proteins:
- the phnF gene encoding phosphonate metabolism transcriptional regulator PhnF, producing MVSGRFITRNSGVAIWRQIADQIRGDITAGKLASGSRMPPEVELATRFDVNRHTIRSAIAALTKEGVLRAEQGRGTFVANSKKLTYRIGERTRFSQILATQVRETKGILLAHGVEDATIEVAEALNMRSGQVIRIDTMHTADGNPVSCATAWFDAARVPHVVEDYRSSGSITFALKAAGIEDYLRKSTIIAARHADAEDLRHLRLSPGAIVLVATAINIDIDGHPIQYSKTRFAADRMEIAIDNKPAG
- the phnG gene encoding phosphonate C-P lyase system protein PhnG, which codes for MSNEHSGATPTAGEPDFGRKTAMALLAQATAQEMSHFWLQWTDKPQVETLRGPETGLVMVRGRIGGGGAPFNLGEATVTRATVRLGNGAVGHAYALGRQGEKVRLAAVFDALWQEPVHRQAVEDAVLAPIAQRLNGDLEDKRAETAATKVDFFTMVRGDD
- the phnH gene encoding phosphonate C-P lyase system protein PhnH, whose translation is MRAATQVFEGGFNDTVLNSQAVFRTLMDAMANPGRVIPVRDLVNAPAPLSPVAASIAATLFDHDATVWCDKAIAGSEAAIGWLKFHTGLELTTNPSDAQFALIRDIPAMPSFDAFAKGTSEYPDRSTTLILQIDGFDGAEELTLGGPGIKDIQTFAPSQLPKMFIDQWTANRGAFPRGIDLIFAGKGALAALPRTTRISKREA
- a CDS encoding carbon-phosphorus lyase complex subunit PhnI, yielding MYVAVKGGEAAIRNAHKLLADRRRGDRSVPAIGLEQIVEQLALAVDRVMAEGSLYDTELAALAVKQARGDMIEAIFLVRAYRTTLPRFGYTKPVETSQMAIERRISATFKDLPGGQLLGPTFDYTHRLLDPELAGDSAVEAPERRVASHEHTPRVTDILGHDGMIESDGDMPEGADTGDLTREPLSFPLERDLRLQALARGDEGFLLGLAYSTQRGYARSHPFAGEIRIGEVEIELEVAELDFPLTLGRIRVTECQMVNQFKGSSKQPPQFTRGYGLVFGQSERKSMSMALCDRALRARELGEDVTAAAQDEEFVISHSDNVQSTGFVEHLKLPHYVDFQAELDLVRRMRSEHERRHTENNGTQEAAE
- a CDS encoding alpha-D-ribose 1-methylphosphonate 5-phosphate C-P-lyase PhnJ — protein: MTELATYNFAYLDEQTKRMIRRAILKAIAIPGYQVPFASREMPMPYGWGTGGVQVTAAVIGPDDTLKVIDQGADDTTNAVSIRAFFQKTANVRVTTKTTEATIIQTRHRIPEVALQAGQTLVYQVPIPEPLRFLESRETETRKMHALEEYGLMHVKLYEDIARHGHIATTYAYPVKVEGRYVMDPSPTPKFDNPKMHNSPALQLFGAGREKRIYAIPPYTEVVSLDFEDHPFEIQIFSQPCALCGAKGSYLDEVILDDKGGSMFVCSDTDFCEDRQAKGHRGHLSANPAEAAE
- the phnK gene encoding phosphonate C-P lyase system protein PhnK, with protein sequence MSETPLLKVNSLSKFYGSRIGCQNVTFELWPGEVLAVVGESGSGKTTLLNCLATRLAPSAGSVEYRMRDGQFRDLYRMSEAERRFLMRTDWGFVHQNPADGLRMTVSAGANVGERLMAVGDRHYGKIRATATDWLDRVEIAEDRIDDQPRAFSGGMRQRLQIARNLVTNPRLVFMDEPTGGLDVSVQARLLDLLRGLVSDLGLAAIVVTHDLAVARLLSHRMMVMKDGHIVETGLTDRVLDDPQAPYTQLLVSSILQV
- the phnL gene encoding phosphonate C-P lyase system protein PhnL, yielding MPTPLVVADVAKSFTMHLRDGIRLPVVANVSFSIKAGECAVLGGPSGAGKSSILKMVYGNYAVDGGQIIVPYRDRLVDVAAADPRTMLGIRRDMIGYVSQFLRTVPRVSALDVVAEPLIARGVERTEARDKAASLLAGLNLPERLWSLPPATFSGGEQQRVNIARGFITDHPILLLDEPTASLDAKNRNVVVSMIQQKKASGVAMLGIFHDEDVREAVADRIIDVTAFSVPNEAAA
- a CDS encoding DapH/DapD/GlmU-related protein — protein: MTRLSETPFIHETASVHDCQLGRYTEISERCRISEATLGDYSYIMQDGAVWCATIGKFANIAASVRINAPNHPTWRPTLHHFTYRSGDYWEGAGVDEAFFQWRRTNFVTIGHDVWIGHGATILPGVTVGKGAVIGAGAVVSRDVAPYTIVGGVPARKIRDRFDGKTAERLQILAWWDWDHAKLRNTLDDFRTLDIEAFLEKHDV
- the phnC gene encoding phosphonate ABC transporter ATP-binding protein, with product MLKIENVTRRFGKFTAIDDVNLEIPQGQMVGIIGRSGAGKSTLLRMINRLVDPSEGSIFFEGTNVAQLRGAQLRNWQRDCAMIFQQFNLVPRLDVLTNVLLGRLNHRSTIKSLLGMFSREERAMAIAALERLDIAKTALQRAGTLSGGQQQRVAIARALMQNPKIILADEPIASLDPRNAQVVMESLRDINEKEGLTVITNLHTLDTARHFCQRIIGMQGGKVVFDGTPDDLTELAARRIYGADGMKDAFSEAITSTSIGRAVPKPIPELEAILAAR
- the phnD gene encoding phosphonate ABC transporter substrate-binding protein, whose translation is MLKKALLSAIAIGAMLAGSMARAENLETFRVGIIGGENEADRLRNYQCIVDQLPKVLGVKEVKLFPATDYDGVIQGLLGGTLDYAELGASGFAKIYLTNPKAVEPILTTVQTDGATGYYSIMVARKDSGIKTLADMKGKKLGFADPDSTSGYLIPVTSLPKDIKTSVKDYFSETGFGGGHENLVLAVKDGKFDAGTTFGSGVGKFDEGYTSGNLRKMVDKGLIDMKDFVELWKSPLIPNGPIVIRTSLDSNLKTKFKDYMMNLPKSDPACFAATMGGDFKGYTEVNTQFYQPIIDARKAQIGG
- the phnE gene encoding phosphonate ABC transporter, permease protein PhnE yields the protein MSRAISAELSAEGIQIERHWQELAARRRAYSWLISICLLVTVAGSLWFANESNAGKFFDRLPHFFDFAGDLIPRDGWEVWRAMFDLPSPYFDGSLKYDYPEGRVYLFGAFYFPEYFYKMLETLNIAILSTLIGFIFGFLLCFLAAKNLVKSKLIRFVARRYMEILRAFPEIVIAGFFAAILSLGPIPAMFAVGIHTIGALGKLFFEVVENADMKADEGLRAVGANWFERVGFGIVPQVMPNFMSYALLRLEINVRASTIIGAVGGGGIGEELRLSIGRGHQAKTLAIVLLLLVTIIAVDQFSAWLRRRLVGNQAFAFGGKQS
- the phnE gene encoding phosphonate ABC transporter, permease protein PhnE, encoding MNALSSAAITDLETRHPAVFNPPVWKRFMPLLIAAGIVLYVVYCWWFFSIGTVLASGQWQRAELYARDWVSYAIKTTVRMSPAATTVTYPRFSELGDNPKPDWVVRNGNDVTILFGAGKSLDINDQRVIATRNGESLTVLIAADGAKPQGALPKWATLKEDQVTVTFGFAGQADIIPERVVVSRRFLGWANFVFDTASPFWNKSFGEVASMIIGGERIKPEMSNAALAFDNIWYNSSWQHGDVWTKLMQTIVMAFMGTLLASLVSFPLAFIAARNIMPNFFANQITKRFFDFLRSVDMLIWALFFTRAFGPGPLAGISAIFFTDTGTLGKVYSETLENIDDKQREGVKSVGASPVNVQRYGVVPQVLPVFASQALYFWESNTRSATIIGAVGAGGIGLKLWEAMRTNTNWHNVAYMVVLILAVIFIFDNISNALRSRLTGKQH
- a CDS encoding DUF1045 domain-containing protein gives rise to the protein MRYAIYFTPPSSDPLLKVAANWLGRNAFTGQPVKAPQIRDLAHEDFAQLTGSPRRYGFHATLKAPFHLADGIEERELLSALMHFASSIDPVEIPKLQIACLDGFFALVPAEPLNRLNQLANDVVVAFDRFRAPPSEQEIKRRNPDGMSAAQRRNLEQWGYPYVFEDFRFHMTLTGPVPERDRPKIEHILSEFLEPVLEEPVEINNLALFTEAEPRFPFEIHSLHPLAGTNRRKTA